One genomic segment of Novisyntrophococcus fermenticellae includes these proteins:
- a CDS encoding carbohydrate ABC transporter permease, giving the protein MKKSKSKIKTSAGSKIFTFINALILILLALICILPIINVLATSLSSNTAVAGGKVAFWPVEFSLESYKYVLGKTAFWRSMGVTILRCILGVSVNVFLCVISAYPLSKSNKRFHGRTAYTWFFFLTMLINGGLIPTFMTVKSAGLLGSIWALILPGAVPVFSVVLMLNFFRAVPEELEEAAIVDGASQWQILMKIFIPISKASMATVCLFAIVFHWNSWFDGIIYINTPAQYPLQSYLNTVLIDATTATSAIDMDALALISDRTIKCAQIFLSMLPIMAAYPFLQRYFVKGMTLGSVKG; this is encoded by the coding sequence ATGAAAAAAAGTAAAAGTAAAATAAAGACATCCGCAGGTTCAAAGATATTCACTTTCATCAATGCACTGATATTGATCCTGCTGGCACTCATCTGTATCCTGCCGATTATAAATGTTCTGGCCACATCGCTCAGCAGCAATACCGCTGTAGCGGGAGGTAAAGTGGCATTCTGGCCGGTTGAATTTTCACTGGAATCCTATAAATATGTGCTTGGAAAAACAGCCTTTTGGAGATCTATGGGGGTTACTATCTTACGGTGTATATTGGGTGTAAGCGTCAATGTGTTCCTATGTGTCATTTCAGCGTACCCATTATCTAAAAGCAATAAAAGGTTCCACGGAAGGACTGCCTATACCTGGTTTTTCTTTTTGACTATGCTGATAAATGGAGGCTTGATTCCAACCTTCATGACAGTAAAAAGCGCGGGGCTGTTGGGGTCTATATGGGCGCTTATATTACCGGGTGCAGTACCGGTGTTCAGTGTAGTACTTATGCTCAATTTCTTTCGGGCCGTTCCCGAAGAACTGGAAGAAGCAGCGATTGTGGACGGAGCAAGCCAGTGGCAGATATTGATGAAGATATTTATCCCGATTTCAAAAGCATCCATGGCAACGGTATGTCTTTTTGCTATTGTATTCCATTGGAATTCATGGTTTGATGGAATCATATATATAAATACGCCTGCGCAGTATCCATTACAAAGCTATCTGAATACAGTTCTCATTGATGCAACAACAGCAACCAGCGCTATTGATATGGATGCACTGGCGTTAATATCAGACAGGACGATAAAATGTGCGCAGATATTTTTATCTATGCTGCCGATCATGGCTGCTTATCCATTTCTTCAGAGATACTTTGTGAAAGGCATGACACTCGGATCCGTGAAAGGATAG
- a CDS encoding ABC transporter permease → MVKNKKSGILKLKKELPFHLMLLPGILITFIFSYIPMLGMKIAFQKFIPAKGLFGDQIWNGLDNFTYLINMPGAMTALKNTIIIAFWKIILGIIIPVIVALMLNEVRSSKLRRSVQTAIYLPYFLSWVIFAGILIDILSPSGGVVAQMLRVIGVDPPFFLGSNKLFQPTLIWTDIWKSFGFGTIVYLAAITGVDTSLYEAATMDGAGRLQKMWHITLPGIRMVVVLMSVLALGNVLNAGFDQVQNLISPQVYSSGDILDTFIYRIGLIDAQFGPATALGVFKSAVSCLFISVSYYVAYKFFDYRIF, encoded by the coding sequence ATAGTGAAAAATAAAAAAAGTGGGATATTAAAGTTAAAAAAAGAGCTGCCATTCCATCTAATGCTTCTTCCGGGCATTCTAATCACCTTTATATTCAGCTATATACCAATGCTCGGAATGAAGATAGCGTTTCAGAAATTCATACCGGCAAAGGGACTCTTTGGTGATCAGATATGGAATGGGCTTGATAACTTTACATATTTGATTAATATGCCGGGAGCAATGACGGCTCTCAAAAATACAATTATTATTGCATTCTGGAAAATTATTCTGGGTATTATAATTCCTGTAATTGTAGCATTAATGCTCAATGAAGTAAGGTCTTCAAAACTGCGCAGGTCCGTACAGACGGCGATTTACCTGCCTTATTTTCTATCATGGGTTATTTTTGCAGGAATATTGATTGATATCCTGTCACCTTCAGGTGGGGTGGTTGCGCAGATGCTGCGTGTAATTGGTGTGGACCCGCCATTTTTTCTTGGGAGCAATAAACTCTTTCAGCCAACTTTGATTTGGACGGATATATGGAAATCGTTCGGTTTTGGAACCATAGTGTATCTGGCGGCTATTACAGGAGTCGATACCAGCCTGTATGAGGCGGCTACAATGGATGGAGCGGGGCGTCTGCAGAAGATGTGGCATATTACGCTTCCGGGTATTCGTATGGTAGTAGTTCTTATGAGTGTCCTTGCTTTGGGAAATGTGTTGAATGCCGGTTTCGACCAGGTGCAGAATCTGATAAGTCCACAGGTTTATTCAAGCGGAGATATTCTGGATACGTTCATATACAGAATCGGTCTTATAGATGCACAGTTTGGTCCGGCAACTGCTTTGGGCGTTTTTAAATCTGCCGTATCCTGCCTGTTCATCTCCGTATCATATTATGTAGCGTATAAATTCTTTGATTATCGTATCTTTTAG
- a CDS encoding extracellular solute-binding protein, producing the protein MRKKRMMCFGLAVVMTVGSLAACGKSDDNEKQEDKTKSAESTGPADPFGKYADPIDIHFARSTEDVLEGYESAIGQSMDDNLWLDTFKEELGIKVVYDWVVKGDAYKQKVNVTIASGDLPDVMAVDATQMTQLAESGLIQDLSDVYESYAADFTKESMKQEGEEPFMAAQIDGGLYGIPVTFGSYDSGDLLWIRDDWLDKLNLEAPKTTDELMNVIDKFTKEDPDGNGKDDTYGLAAHGTPSIFEGGYGCLKGFFNSYGAYPSIWIEKDGKLEYGAVQDECKDALEVLQKLYVDKKINPEFGVMDDNKAGEPAVVGQSGMSYGPQWLGLVQPQENYNNDENAKWSAYPIPGTDGDMGTAEVNLATNQWLVVRKDFKHPEAVIKMANVFMEKCWGKTGDNAKYYAPEDAGSLWKFSPVMPNLPLKNFDAYDQIQEAMKNKTTDQLTGEAKTIYSKLDKYYSGSEDGKQFYGWERIYGPAPTSYASIKEMKDSGHIIMNKFVGAPTPTMTEKMSTLEKMRNETFNKIIIGEADINEFDKFVKEFNKLGGEDITKEVNEWYTSVQ; encoded by the coding sequence ATGAGAAAGAAGAGAATGATGTGCTTTGGGTTGGCAGTTGTTATGACAGTTGGAAGTTTGGCTGCATGTGGAAAATCTGATGATAATGAAAAGCAGGAAGATAAGACAAAATCAGCAGAATCTACAGGACCTGCGGATCCCTTTGGAAAATATGCGGATCCAATTGACATACATTTTGCAAGGAGCACGGAAGACGTGCTGGAAGGCTATGAGTCCGCAATCGGACAGTCTATGGATGATAATTTGTGGCTGGATACATTCAAGGAGGAGTTGGGTATCAAGGTCGTATATGATTGGGTCGTAAAAGGCGATGCATACAAGCAGAAGGTTAATGTAACAATTGCAAGTGGAGATCTGCCGGATGTTATGGCCGTGGATGCAACACAGATGACACAGCTTGCCGAGTCGGGGCTGATACAGGATCTCTCGGATGTATATGAGTCATACGCGGCTGATTTTACAAAGGAGAGTATGAAACAGGAAGGGGAAGAGCCATTCATGGCAGCACAGATTGATGGCGGGCTGTATGGCATTCCTGTTACTTTTGGCTCTTATGATTCAGGTGACCTGCTTTGGATACGGGATGACTGGCTGGATAAACTCAACCTTGAAGCCCCAAAGACAACAGATGAGCTGATGAATGTAATTGACAAGTTCACGAAAGAAGATCCGGATGGAAATGGAAAGGATGATACCTATGGACTGGCGGCACATGGGACTCCTTCGATCTTTGAAGGCGGATATGGATGCCTGAAAGGCTTCTTTAACTCCTATGGTGCTTATCCCAGTATTTGGATTGAGAAAGACGGGAAATTGGAATACGGGGCTGTGCAGGATGAATGTAAGGACGCTCTGGAGGTACTGCAGAAACTGTATGTGGATAAAAAGATAAATCCGGAATTTGGTGTCATGGATGACAACAAAGCGGGAGAACCTGCTGTAGTAGGTCAAAGTGGAATGAGTTATGGACCGCAATGGCTGGGACTTGTACAGCCGCAGGAAAACTATAACAATGACGAGAATGCAAAATGGTCGGCGTATCCGATTCCGGGAACAGACGGTGATATGGGAACTGCGGAAGTAAACCTCGCAACGAACCAGTGGCTTGTAGTGAGAAAGGATTTTAAACATCCTGAGGCAGTGATTAAGATGGCCAATGTATTCATGGAAAAATGCTGGGGAAAAACCGGTGACAATGCAAAATATTATGCACCTGAAGATGCAGGGAGTCTTTGGAAATTTTCACCTGTAATGCCAAACCTTCCGCTCAAGAATTTCGATGCGTATGACCAGATTCAGGAAGCAATGAAAAACAAGACAACGGATCAGTTGACCGGTGAAGCAAAAACTATTTACAGTAAGCTTGATAAGTATTATTCTGGAAGTGAAGACGGAAAACAATTCTATGGCTGGGAGCGTATCTATGGTCCTGCTCCGACTTCTTATGCTTCCATCAAAGAAATGAAAGATAGTGGTCATATTATAATGAACAAATTTGTAGGTGCACCTACGCCTACTATGACAGAGAAAATGTCTACCCTTGAGAAGATGAGAAATGAGACATTCAATAAAATTATCATCGGCGAAGCAGATATTAATGAATTTGATAAATTCGTGAAAGAATTTAATAAGCTTGGCGGAGAGGATATTACGAAAGAAGTAAACGAATGGTATACATCCGTTCAGTAG
- the gloA2 gene encoding SMU1112c/YaeR family gloxylase I-like metalloprotein has product MNLEKIHHIAIIVSDYEVSKKFYTELLGFKVIRENFRADRGDYKLDLALDGCELELFSGKNNPKRASYPEAYGLRHLAFFVEDMDAVIKELNRKGIETEPVRVDEFTGKKMTFFKDPDGLPLELHE; this is encoded by the coding sequence ATGAACTTGGAAAAAATACACCATATTGCAATTATCGTATCAGACTATGAAGTGTCAAAAAAATTTTATACAGAGCTTCTCGGATTTAAAGTAATCCGGGAAAACTTTCGGGCGGACAGGGGGGATTATAAATTGGATCTTGCGCTGGACGGATGTGAACTGGAACTATTCTCCGGTAAAAATAATCCAAAACGGGCAAGTTACCCTGAAGCATATGGCCTGAGACATCTTGCCTTTTTTGTGGAGGATATGGATGCAGTAATAAAAGAGCTAAACCGAAAAGGAATCGAGACAGAGCCTGTAAGGGTGGACGAGTTTACAGGTAAAAAGATGACTTTTTTTAAAGATCCGGATGGGCTTCCATTGGAGCTGCATGAATAA
- a CDS encoding HD domain-containing protein, which yields MENKITREEAFTLLKKYNKEPFHIQHALTVEGVMRWYANELGYQEEAEYWAITGLLHDIDFELYPEEHCKKAPALLREGHVGEDMIHSVCSHGFGICSDVEPEHEMEKVLFAADELTGLIGAAALMRPSKSVMDMEASSVKKKFKDKKFAAGCSRDIIRQGAENLGWELNDLFEKTILAMRSCEESIGREMEKYHS from the coding sequence ATGGAGAATAAAATCACAAGAGAAGAAGCATTTACGTTACTTAAAAAGTATAATAAGGAACCATTCCATATTCAACATGCCCTTACAGTAGAGGGTGTTATGCGCTGGTATGCCAATGAACTGGGATACCAGGAGGAAGCTGAATACTGGGCGATCACCGGTTTACTGCATGATATTGATTTTGAACTTTACCCCGAAGAGCACTGCAAAAAGGCGCCTGCGCTTTTGAGAGAAGGCCATGTGGGCGAGGACATGATTCACTCTGTTTGTTCTCACGGTTTCGGCATTTGCAGCGACGTAGAACCGGAGCACGAGATGGAGAAGGTCTTATTTGCAGCAGATGAACTGACCGGCCTGATCGGTGCTGCAGCTTTGATGCGGCCTTCAAAAAGCGTAATGGATATGGAAGCTTCCAGCGTAAAAAAGAAGTTTAAGGACAAAAAGTTTGCAGCAGGATGTTCCAGAGATATCATCCGGCAGGGGGCGGAAAATCTTGGATGGGAGTTAAATGATCTCTTTGAAAAAACCATACTGGCCATGCGTTCCTGTGAAGAAAGTATAGGCAGGGAGATGGAAAAGTATCACTCATAG
- a CDS encoding DUF134 domain-containing protein, translated as MARPRKHRRVCSHPRCTSFKPCGRDGQAVSMTLDEYEVIRLIDLEGLTQEQCAEQMEVARTTVQAIYASARKALAQCIVEGRPLQIGGGDVHICEHHTPSCGKGCCRWKDSQSET; from the coding sequence ATGGCAAGACCCCGGAAGCATCGGCGTGTATGTTCACATCCACGATGCACCAGCTTCAAGCCATGCGGAAGGGATGGACAGGCAGTCTCAATGACCCTTGACGAATATGAGGTTATTCGCCTGATTGACTTGGAAGGATTAACCCAGGAACAGTGTGCGGAACAGATGGAGGTTGCCCGGACCACGGTTCAGGCGATTTATGCCAGCGCCAGAAAAGCACTGGCTCAGTGTATTGTTGAGGGACGTCCTCTACAAATTGGCGGCGGCGATGTGCACATTTGCGAGCACCATACTCCATCCTGTGGCAAAGGCTGCTGTAGATGGAAAGATTCACAAAGCGAAACGTAA
- a CDS encoding NifB/NifX family molybdenum-iron cluster-binding protein: MRIAVTYEDGKIFQHFGHTEQFKVYDIEDDKIHLTSMLDTNGSGHGALAGMLKENRVTTLICGGIGDGAKRALAEAGIKLYGGVSGDADQAVHGLLAGSLKYNPDVACSHHGEHHHEEGHSCSGHGEHHCHV, from the coding sequence ATGAGAATCGCAGTAACATATGAGGACGGAAAGATATTTCAGCACTTTGGCCACACGGAACAGTTTAAGGTCTATGACATTGAGGACGATAAGATTCATCTGACTTCCATGTTAGATACAAATGGCAGCGGACATGGTGCATTGGCCGGCATGTTGAAGGAAAACAGGGTTACCACCCTGATTTGCGGCGGGATTGGTGACGGTGCGAAACGTGCCTTGGCTGAAGCCGGCATTAAGTTATACGGCGGCGTTTCCGGAGATGCAGATCAGGCCGTTCATGGCTTACTGGCCGGCAGTTTGAAGTACAATCCTGATGTGGCGTGCAGCCACCACGGTGAACATCATCACGAAGAAGGGCATAGCTGCAGCGGCCACGGTGAACACCACTGTCACGTATAA
- a CDS encoding helix-turn-helix transcriptional regulator: MSPYYYQRLFKRLVGKSVSQYIRLRRLAQSAQALKNAKRIIDIATEYGFCGHANFTRAFKETFGITPDEYRVKLIPLNQMNKPDLQLRYVQIDEDIPLIADGIVIEITRKRIEKQELYYGLTTKVSISEQIPVGEATGIDTPFLL, from the coding sequence TTGTCCCCATACTATTACCAAAGGCTGTTTAAGCGGCTCGTGGGAAAATCGGTGTCCCAGTATATACGGTTGCGAAGGTTGGCACAATCCGCACAGGCTCTTAAAAATGCGAAGCGGATTATAGATATTGCTACAGAATATGGCTTTTGTGGACATGCCAATTTTACCAGGGCATTTAAGGAAACGTTTGGTATTACCCCGGACGAATACCGTGTAAAGTTGATTCCGCTTAACCAGATGAACAAGCCTGACCTACAGCTTCGTTATGTACAGATAGATGAAGATATTCCCCTTATCGCCGATGGTATTGTGATTGAGATTACTCGGAAGCGCATAGAGAAGCAGGAGCTGTATTATGGCTTGACCACAAAGGTTTCCATATCTGAACAAATACCAGTAGGAGAAGCAACAGGTATTGATACACCTTTTCTTTTATGA
- a CDS encoding nitroreductase family protein, producing MEFFEVIKNRYACKKFDQRPIAKEQLEAILEAGRLAPTAKNLQEQRIYVVQSQDGLTKIDKVTPCRYGAPIVIVVAFDKNNVFTYPGEKRDSGIEDATIVATHMMLAAKAAGVESCWVNFFDPEVTAKELGLPDNEEVLMILDIGYAAEGTGALATHTQRKKTSETVTYM from the coding sequence ATGGAATTTTTTGAAGTAATTAAGAATCGTTATGCTTGTAAAAAATTTGATCAGCGTCCGATTGCTAAGGAACAACTGGAGGCAATCCTTGAAGCGGGAAGGCTGGCACCAACAGCAAAAAATCTCCAGGAGCAGCGCATCTATGTTGTTCAGTCGCAGGATGGACTTACGAAAATTGACAAGGTGACTCCCTGCAGATATGGAGCCCCTATTGTTATCGTTGTGGCATTTGATAAGAACAATGTATTTACTTATCCCGGTGAAAAACGTGATTCTGGAATTGAGGATGCAACCATTGTTGCAACCCATATGATGTTGGCTGCAAAGGCAGCAGGAGTTGAGAGCTGCTGGGTTAATTTCTTTGATCCGGAAGTAACTGCGAAAGAATTGGGACTTCCTGATAATGAGGAGGTGCTTATGATTCTTGACATCGGTTATGCAGCGGAAGGAACAGGAGCGCTTGCCACGCATACACAGCGTAAAAAAACTTCGGAAACAGTCACATATATGTAA
- a CDS encoding FMN-binding protein — MKSVITVRKRINLVVAGLCMAAIFAGCSNSSGIYKPGTYTASGAGYAGDVVVEVEFDKDSILSVIVTDENETEEIGGRVIDELQKKVVEEQTFEVDAVSSATITSEAIKEAVKSCMEQAKR; from the coding sequence ATGAAGAGCGTGATTACAGTAAGAAAAAGAATAAATTTAGTTGTGGCTGGTCTGTGTATGGCGGCAATATTTGCCGGATGCAGTAATTCCTCCGGGATTTATAAACCAGGAACTTATACTGCTTCCGGGGCGGGGTATGCAGGAGATGTGGTGGTGGAAGTGGAATTTGACAAGGATTCGATTCTATCTGTAATTGTAACAGATGAAAATGAAACGGAAGAAATTGGCGGAAGAGTAATTGATGAACTGCAGAAAAAGGTTGTAGAAGAGCAGACATTTGAAGTGGATGCAGTCAGTTCAGCGACCATTACCAGCGAGGCGATAAAAGAGGCGGTTAAAAGCTGTATGGAGCAGGCAAAAAGATGA
- a CDS encoding ABC transporter ATP-binding protein, with protein MHDCITAQKLSAGYNNTPVFRDFDIKIPEGQITTLIGANGSGKSTILKAMSRLLSPSGGEVYLEGKNIQKMSAKQVAQRLALLPQETQTPSGITVRDLAEYGRFPHRSGLSGLTVKDEEIVQWALDCTNMRELAGKNVEQLSGGQKQRAFIAMALAQKTGILFLDEPTTYLDISHQLEILQLLRELNIQQGITVVMVLHDLNHAIMFSDYLVTIKDGKKYSFGMPEEIITSKMLQEVFEVEAEVIQHPKLNVPVFLPYGVHGQTFDGERIKKKGREEIS; from the coding sequence ATGCATGATTGTATAACGGCGCAGAAATTATCTGCAGGATATAATAATACGCCTGTTTTTCGTGATTTTGATATTAAAATCCCGGAGGGGCAAATTACGACATTGATAGGTGCCAATGGTTCCGGAAAATCCACGATTTTGAAGGCTATGTCCAGGCTGCTTTCGCCAAGCGGCGGAGAGGTATATCTGGAAGGAAAAAATATCCAAAAAATGTCGGCAAAACAGGTAGCGCAAAGACTGGCACTACTCCCCCAGGAAACCCAGACTCCTTCGGGAATCACAGTCAGAGATCTGGCGGAATATGGACGTTTTCCACATCGGTCAGGGCTGTCAGGTCTTACGGTAAAGGACGAAGAAATCGTTCAATGGGCATTGGACTGTACCAATATGAGAGAGCTGGCGGGGAAAAATGTGGAGCAATTATCAGGAGGACAGAAACAGAGAGCTTTTATTGCCATGGCTTTGGCTCAAAAGACAGGAATCCTTTTTTTGGATGAACCAACAACCTATCTCGATATCTCACATCAGCTGGAGATACTGCAGCTTTTGAGAGAACTTAATATACAGCAGGGCATAACTGTTGTTATGGTTTTACATGATTTGAATCATGCCATTATGTTTTCAGATTATCTCGTAACAATAAAGGACGGGAAGAAATACAGTTTTGGTATGCCGGAAGAAATCATTACATCGAAGATGCTTCAGGAGGTCTTTGAGGTAGAAGCGGAAGTCATACAACATCCAAAGCTGAATGTACCTGTATTTTTACCTTATGGGGTACATGGACAGACGTTTGACGGTGAGAGGATAAAGAAAAAGGGAAGAGAGGAGATTTCATAA
- a CDS encoding FecCD family ABC transporter permease, which translates to MTRKRQALVLAALLTAILAAVFLSFNLGYSSLSIVRMQIRLPRIILALLCGMGLALSGCTLQAVTENPLADPGILGINAGAGFMVMLFLILFPSLHVKTMLYQPLFAMAGGLLAAFLLYRFSKRNGKIRPAYLLLGGIGVSAGFSSLMLIMSSNMQNSSYQLVTRWLSGNIWGTSWHQVKSLIPYLRVMVPLLFSRANVLDLLFLGEDAAGALGVSIERERKLLLLSAVGLAASCVSVSGGIGFIGLVAPHIARQFAGARHRVLLLASMLTGGLLLLLADTLGRCLIPSVEIPVGIVISVLAAPYFLYLLGKQM; encoded by the coding sequence ATGACAAGGAAAAGACAAGCTTTAGTTTTAGCTGCTCTTCTGACCGCGATCCTTGCAGCTGTGTTTTTATCTTTTAATCTGGGATATTCCAGCTTATCCATTGTCCGTATGCAGATCCGTCTGCCCAGAATTATTCTTGCGCTTCTTTGCGGCATGGGGCTGGCTCTTTCCGGATGTACACTTCAGGCTGTCACTGAAAATCCACTGGCAGATCCGGGAATTCTCGGCATTAACGCCGGAGCGGGTTTTATGGTAATGCTTTTCCTTATCCTATTTCCTTCCCTGCATGTAAAAACTATGTTGTATCAGCCGCTGTTTGCTATGGCAGGAGGCCTTCTGGCCGCATTTCTGTTATACCGGTTTTCAAAAAGAAACGGGAAAATAAGGCCTGCTTATTTATTGCTGGGAGGAATCGGCGTATCGGCAGGCTTTTCTTCCCTGATGCTTATTATGTCATCAAATATGCAAAACAGCAGCTATCAGCTGGTGACCCGGTGGCTTTCCGGGAATATATGGGGAACAAGCTGGCATCAGGTTAAGTCTCTGATACCATATTTACGTGTAATGGTTCCTCTGTTGTTCTCAAGGGCAAATGTTTTAGACTTGCTTTTTCTTGGGGAAGATGCAGCCGGAGCGCTGGGAGTTTCGATAGAAAGAGAGAGAAAACTTCTTTTATTGTCGGCGGTAGGTCTGGCGGCGAGCTGTGTGTCCGTCAGCGGAGGGATTGGCTTTATCGGACTGGTAGCTCCTCATATAGCCAGGCAATTTGCAGGTGCCAGGCACCGGGTACTTCTTTTGGCGTCTATGCTGACAGGAGGACTTTTACTTTTGCTGGCGGATACATTGGGGCGGTGCCTGATTCCCTCCGTTGAAATACCCGTGGGGATTGTTATTTCTGTTCTGGCAGCGCCGTATTTTTTGTACTTACTTGGAAAGCAGATGTAA